One Pseudomonas muyukensis DNA segment encodes these proteins:
- a CDS encoding TolC family outer membrane protein, translated as MGPFQVYEQALRRDPTYLAAFKAREAGQEYRAIGRAGLLPNISYNYNKGRNDSEVRYLGDSRRQKEDRNYNSMGSTFILQQPLFDYEAYSSYRKGVAQALYADESFRDQSQQLLVRVMTSYTQALFAQDQIAISVASKQAYRQQFQQNQRLFDAGEGTRTDILEAQARYELADAEEIQARNDQDAALRELGALIGEPAVRVEDLAPLRVDFALPVVDPSGYEAWQERALANNPQLASSRQALDVARYEVERNRAGHLPKVTAFATSRRQESDSGNTYNQRYDTNTVGIEVSVPIFAGGGVMASTRQASRHLEQAEYELDGNTRSALIELRKQYNACQSGASRLRAYERALVAAEALVVSTRKSVQGGERVNLDVLNAEQQLATTRRDLAQARYDYLLAWIKLHYQAGMLSETQLARVDEAFIEGKSG; from the coding sequence ATGGGGCCGTTCCAGGTCTACGAGCAGGCCCTGCGCCGCGACCCGACCTACCTCGCCGCCTTCAAGGCCCGCGAGGCGGGCCAGGAATACCGCGCCATCGGCCGCGCCGGCCTGCTGCCGAACATCTCGTACAACTACAACAAGGGGCGCAACGACTCCGAGGTGCGCTACCTGGGGGATTCGCGGCGGCAAAAGGAAGACCGCAACTACAACAGCATGGGCTCGACCTTCATCCTCCAGCAGCCGCTGTTCGACTACGAGGCCTATTCCAGCTACCGCAAGGGCGTGGCCCAGGCGCTGTACGCCGACGAGAGTTTCCGCGACCAGAGCCAGCAACTGCTGGTGCGGGTGATGACCAGCTACACCCAGGCGCTGTTCGCCCAGGACCAGATCGCCATCAGTGTTGCCAGCAAGCAGGCCTACCGCCAGCAGTTCCAGCAGAACCAGCGGCTGTTCGACGCCGGCGAAGGCACGCGCACCGACATTCTCGAAGCCCAGGCCCGCTATGAACTGGCCGATGCCGAAGAGATCCAGGCGCGCAACGACCAGGACGCCGCCCTGCGCGAGCTGGGCGCGTTGATCGGCGAGCCGGCGGTGCGGGTCGAGGACCTGGCGCCGCTGCGCGTCGACTTCGCCTTGCCGGTGGTCGACCCGAGCGGCTACGAGGCCTGGCAGGAGCGCGCGCTGGCCAACAACCCGCAGCTGGCCTCATCGCGCCAGGCGCTGGATGTGGCGCGTTACGAAGTGGAGCGCAACCGCGCCGGGCACCTGCCCAAGGTCACCGCCTTCGCCACCTCGCGGCGCCAGGAGTCGGACAGCGGCAACACCTACAACCAGCGCTACGACACCAATACCGTGGGCATCGAGGTCAGCGTGCCGATCTTCGCCGGCGGCGGGGTGATGGCCTCGACCCGCCAGGCCAGCCGGCACCTGGAGCAGGCCGAGTACGAGCTGGACGGCAACACCCGCAGCGCGCTGATCGAACTGCGCAAGCAGTACAACGCCTGCCAGTCCGGCGCCAGCCGCCTGCGTGCCTATGAGCGGGCGCTGGTGGCGGCCGAGGCGCTGGTGGTGTCCACGCGCAAGAGCGTGCAAGGGGGCGAGCGGGTCAACCTCGACGTGCTCAACGCCGAGCAGCAGTTGGCCACCACTCGCCGCGACCTGGCCCAGGCGCGCTACGACTACCTGCTGGCGTGGATCAAGCTGCACTACCAGGCGGGGATGCTCAGCGAAACGCAACTGGCACGGGTGGATGAAGCGTTCATCGAGGGCAAGTCAGGCTGA
- a CDS encoding AprI/Inh family metalloprotease inhibitor → MTVRTIALGAMTLMAMTEVAMASSLLLPNPAQLAGDWTLYPDAQQAQACNLHLGASEGEIEGDLDCARDLLGLRPGSWLVTPDTLALVGGDGSSVVHFSRDGGHYAWTRPDGTQLVLQRQAK, encoded by the coding sequence ATGACTGTGCGAACGATCGCGCTGGGCGCGATGACCCTGATGGCAATGACCGAGGTAGCTATGGCGAGCAGCCTGTTACTCCCCAACCCCGCGCAACTGGCCGGTGATTGGACGCTTTATCCCGATGCGCAACAGGCGCAGGCGTGCAACCTGCACCTGGGCGCCAGCGAAGGCGAGATAGAAGGCGACCTGGATTGCGCCAGGGACTTGCTCGGCCTGCGCCCCGGCAGCTGGTTGGTAACGCCCGACACCCTGGCCCTGGTGGGCGGGGACGGCAGCAGCGTGGTGCACTTCAGCCGTGACGGCGGGCACTATGCCTGGACCCGTCCGGACGGTACCCAACTGGTGCTCCAGCGCCAGGCCAAATAA
- a CDS encoding 3-oxoacyl-ACP reductase family protein, translating into MSQQLPLTGKVALVQGGSRGIGAAIVRRLARDGAKVAFTYVSSATVAQALVTQINDNGGQALALRADSADASAVQQAVADTAQAFGGLDILVNNAGVLAVAPVAEFDLGEFDRLLAVNVRSVFVATQAAVQHMGQGGRIINIGSTNAERMPFAGGAPYAMSKSALVGLTKGLARDLGPQGITVNNVQPGPVDTDMNPASGAFADSLIPLMAIGRYGQVDEIASFVAYLAGPEAGYITGASLLADGGFAA; encoded by the coding sequence GCGCGGCCATCGTCCGCCGTCTGGCCCGCGACGGCGCCAAGGTCGCCTTCACCTATGTCAGCTCCGCTACGGTGGCCCAGGCCCTGGTCACGCAGATCAACGACAACGGCGGCCAGGCCTTGGCCCTGCGCGCCGACAGCGCCGATGCCAGCGCCGTGCAACAAGCCGTGGCCGACACCGCCCAGGCCTTCGGTGGCCTGGATATCCTGGTCAACAACGCCGGTGTGCTGGCGGTGGCGCCGGTGGCCGAGTTCGACCTTGGCGAGTTCGATCGCCTGCTGGCGGTCAACGTGCGCAGCGTGTTCGTCGCCACCCAGGCCGCGGTGCAGCACATGGGCCAGGGCGGGCGCATCATCAATATCGGCAGCACCAACGCCGAGCGCATGCCCTTCGCCGGCGGCGCCCCCTACGCCATGAGCAAGTCGGCGCTGGTCGGCCTGACCAAGGGCCTGGCGCGCGATCTGGGGCCGCAGGGGATCACCGTCAACAACGTGCAACCGGGGCCGGTGGACACCGACATGAACCCGGCCAGCGGCGCGTTCGCCGACAGCCTGATCCCGTTGATGGCGATCGGGCGCTATGGGCAGGTGGACGAGATCGCCAGTTTCGTCGCCTACCTGGCTGGGCCTGAGGCCGGCTACATCACCGGGGCAAGCCTGCTGGCCGATGGTGGGTTCGCGGCCTGA
- a CDS encoding MFS transporter, translating to MNSPTLGRALILLMATATGLAVASNYYAQPLLHSIAQQFGLSTASAGTIVIAAQLSYGAGLLLLAPLGDLFEQRRLIVTMVLIATAGLVISACAPNLPWLLFGTALTGLFSVVAQVLVPMAAALSAPEQRGRAVGTLMSGLLLGILLARTAAGFMAELGGWRSIYVLAALLMALSALALYRSLPQHHSHAGLKYPALIGSVFRLFLEEPVLRLRSLLGLLAFSLFALFWTPLAFLLSDAPYHYSDAVIGLFGLAGAVGALAANWAGRLADRGKGPLGTTVGLVALLLAWLPLGFAQSSLAALLVGVLLLDLAVQLVHVSNQNAVIVLRPEARTRLNAGYITCYFIGGALGSLLGTQLFEVHGWDGIVVAGLVIGALALVVWGLAERKRGKRLSVGISPL from the coding sequence ATGAACTCCCCGACTCTCGGTCGCGCCCTGATCCTGCTGATGGCCACCGCCACCGGCCTGGCCGTGGCCAGCAACTACTACGCCCAGCCGCTGCTGCACAGCATCGCCCAGCAGTTCGGCCTGAGCACCGCCAGCGCCGGCACCATCGTCATCGCCGCCCAGCTCAGCTACGGCGCCGGGCTGTTGCTGCTGGCGCCGCTGGGCGACCTGTTCGAACAGCGCCGGCTGATCGTGACCATGGTACTGATCGCCACCGCCGGCCTGGTGATCAGCGCTTGCGCGCCGAACCTGCCGTGGCTGCTGTTCGGCACCGCGCTGACCGGGTTGTTCTCGGTGGTGGCGCAAGTGCTGGTGCCCATGGCCGCCGCCCTCAGTGCCCCGGAGCAACGCGGTCGCGCCGTGGGCACGCTGATGAGCGGCCTGCTGCTGGGCATCTTGCTGGCGCGCACCGCCGCAGGCTTCATGGCCGAGCTGGGCGGCTGGCGCAGCATCTATGTGCTGGCGGCGCTGCTGATGGCGCTCAGCGCCCTGGCCCTGTACCGCAGCCTGCCGCAGCACCACAGCCACGCCGGGTTGAAGTACCCGGCGCTGATCGGCTCGGTGTTTCGCCTGTTCCTCGAGGAGCCGGTGCTGCGCCTGCGTTCGCTGCTCGGGCTGCTGGCGTTCAGCCTGTTCGCCTTGTTCTGGACGCCGCTGGCATTCCTGCTGAGCGATGCGCCCTACCACTACTCGGACGCGGTGATCGGCCTGTTCGGCCTGGCCGGGGCGGTGGGCGCGCTGGCGGCCAACTGGGCCGGGCGCCTGGCCGACCGCGGCAAGGGCCCGCTGGGCACCACCGTTGGCCTGGTGGCGTTGTTGCTGGCGTGGCTGCCGCTGGGCTTCGCGCAAAGTTCGCTGGCGGCGTTGCTGGTGGGGGTGCTGCTGCTCGACCTGGCGGTGCAGCTGGTGCATGTGAGCAACCAGAACGCGGTGATCGTGCTGCGCCCCGAGGCGCGCACACGGCTCAATGCCGGGTATATCACCTGTTACTTCATTGGCGGGGCGCTGGGGTCGTTGCTGGGGACACAGCTGTTCGAGGTGCATGGCTGGGATGGGATCGTGGTGGCCGGACTGGTGATCGGTGCGCTGGCGCTGGTGGTGTGGGGGCTGGCTGAGCGCAAGCGGGGGAAACGCCTGAGCGTCGGGATATCCCCCCTGTAG
- a CDS encoding LysR family transcriptional regulator: MNLKQLEYALAVADSGSFTRAAERCHVVQSALSHQVARLEAQLGVSLFERSSRRVRLTPAGEAFVLSARPAVAAARRVAEDVAAACGQVRGRLSIGEISSLTALDLVDLLAVFHQRYPDVDVRWLNAKSELLLADVCERRLDVGFIGLWPGEVLHGVQHRLLAREELVAVLPPAHALAGKAQLALAELADEVLVDFPEGTGARRQTDEAFQAAGLRHRVQFEIGHIRLVEKFVQRSMAVGLVPERIARGFKDVVMVPLVDAPVRHLYAVWSASPTPAARAFLDVMEQSLPST; encoded by the coding sequence ATGAACCTCAAGCAGCTCGAATATGCCCTGGCCGTGGCCGACAGTGGCAGCTTCACCCGCGCCGCCGAGCGTTGCCATGTGGTGCAGTCGGCCCTCAGCCACCAGGTGGCGCGCCTGGAGGCGCAGTTGGGGGTGAGCCTGTTCGAGCGCAGCTCGCGGCGCGTGCGCCTGACCCCGGCCGGCGAGGCCTTCGTGCTCAGCGCCCGGCCGGCGGTGGCGGCGGCCAGGCGGGTGGCCGAGGATGTCGCGGCCGCCTGCGGACAGGTGCGTGGGCGCCTGTCGATCGGCGAAATCAGCTCGCTCACGGCGCTGGATTTGGTCGATCTGCTGGCGGTGTTCCACCAGCGTTATCCGGATGTCGACGTGCGCTGGTTGAACGCCAAGAGCGAGCTGCTGTTGGCCGATGTGTGCGAGCGGCGCCTGGACGTCGGCTTCATCGGGTTGTGGCCGGGCGAAGTGCTGCACGGTGTGCAGCACCGGTTGTTGGCGCGGGAGGAACTGGTGGCGGTGTTGCCGCCTGCCCATGCGCTGGCGGGCAAGGCGCAGCTGGCCCTGGCCGAGCTGGCCGACGAGGTGCTGGTGGACTTTCCCGAGGGCACCGGGGCGCGTCGGCAGACCGACGAGGCGTTCCAGGCGGCAGGGTTGCGGCATCGGGTGCAATTCGAAATCGGCCATATTCGCCTGGTGGAAAAGTTCGTCCAGCGGAGCATGGCCGTTGGCCTGGTCCCCGAGCGTATCGCTCGGGGCTTCAAGGATGTTGTCATGGTGCCGCTGGTGGATGCGCCGGTGCGGCATCTGTATGCAGTCTGGTCGGCGAGCCCCACGCCGGCGGCGCGGGCGTTTCTCGACGTAATGGAACAGAGCCTCCCATCGACCTGA
- a CDS encoding serralysin family metalloprotease — protein MSKVKENAIASAVSALQPKGPSASYGLIDSFAHQYDRGGANINGKKSFTADQAANHLLRDGAAWKDLNKDGTISLSYTFLTKAPGDFTARKLGTFSQFSDLQKEQAKLSMQSWADVAKVTFTEAASGGDGHMTFGNFSASNGGAAFAYLPFDMPGSHKGESWYLINSGYQVNITPGTGNYGRQTLTHEIGHVLGLSHPGDYNAGQGNPTYRDADYAQDTRGYSVMSYWSESNNGQNFVKGGGQYYASAPLMDDILAIQKLYGANYATRASDTTYGFNSTADRDFYSATSASSKLVFSVWDGGGNDTFDFSGFTQNQKINLNEASFSDVGGMVGNVSIAKGVTIENAIGGSGNDLLIGNALANVLKGGAGNDIIYGGGGADQLWGGTGADTFVYAAISDSSKAAPDRIMDFTSGVDKIDLSAISAFAVNKLPLQFVNAFTGHAGEALLTYDQATNLGSLSIDFTGNSSADFLVTTVGQAAVTDIVV, from the coding sequence ATGTCGAAAGTCAAAGAAAACGCTATTGCATCGGCCGTCTCCGCACTGCAGCCGAAAGGCCCGAGTGCGTCCTATGGCCTGATCGATAGTTTTGCCCACCAGTACGATCGTGGTGGCGCGAACATCAACGGCAAGAAGTCCTTCACGGCCGACCAGGCTGCCAATCACCTCCTGCGTGACGGCGCTGCCTGGAAAGACCTGAACAAGGACGGCACCATCAGCCTCAGCTACACCTTCCTGACCAAGGCGCCTGGCGATTTCACCGCGCGCAAGCTCGGTACTTTCAGCCAGTTCAGCGACCTGCAGAAAGAGCAGGCCAAGCTGTCCATGCAGTCCTGGGCGGACGTGGCCAAGGTCACCTTCACCGAGGCGGCCTCGGGTGGCGACGGTCACATGACCTTCGGCAACTTCAGCGCCAGTAACGGCGGCGCGGCGTTCGCCTACCTGCCGTTCGACATGCCCGGTTCGCACAAGGGTGAGTCCTGGTACCTGATCAACAGCGGCTACCAGGTCAACATCACCCCAGGCACCGGCAACTACGGCCGCCAGACCCTGACCCACGAAATCGGCCACGTGCTCGGCCTGTCCCACCCCGGCGACTACAACGCCGGCCAGGGCAACCCGACCTACCGTGACGCCGACTACGCCCAGGACACCCGCGGCTACAGCGTCATGAGCTACTGGAGCGAAAGCAACAACGGCCAGAACTTCGTCAAGGGCGGCGGGCAGTACTACGCCTCGGCCCCGCTGATGGATGACATCCTGGCGATCCAGAAGCTCTACGGCGCCAACTACGCCACCCGTGCCAGCGACACCACCTACGGCTTCAACTCCACCGCTGACCGCGACTTCTACTCGGCCACTTCGGCCTCGTCGAAGCTGGTGTTCTCGGTGTGGGACGGTGGCGGCAACGACACCTTCGACTTCTCCGGCTTCACCCAGAACCAGAAGATCAACCTCAACGAAGCGTCGTTCTCCGACGTGGGCGGCATGGTCGGCAACGTGTCCATCGCCAAGGGCGTGACCATCGAGAACGCCATCGGCGGCTCGGGCAACGACCTGCTGATCGGCAACGCGCTGGCCAACGTGCTCAAAGGTGGTGCCGGCAACGACATCATCTACGGCGGTGGCGGTGCCGACCAGCTGTGGGGCGGCACTGGCGCGGACACCTTCGTCTACGCGGCCATCAGCGACTCGAGCAAGGCGGCGCCGGACCGGATCATGGACTTCACCTCGGGTGTGGACAAGATCGACCTGTCGGCCATCTCGGCCTTTGCCGTGAACAAGCTGCCGCTGCAGTTCGTCAACGCCTTCACCGGCCATGCCGGCGAAGCGCTGCTGACCTACGACCAGGCCACCAACCTGGGCAGCCTGTCCATCGACTTCACCGGAAACAGCTCGGCTGACTTCCTGGTGACCACCGTTGGCCAGGCCGCTGTCACCGACATCGTGGTCTGA
- a CDS encoding HlyD family type I secretion periplasmic adaptor subunit, with translation MSRHERDARFHVRLGWALTLLGFGGFMAWASLAPLDQGVPVQGTVVVSGKRKAVQSMAAGVVSRILVSEGQTVHQGEPLFRLDGTQAQADVDALQAQYRMTRASLARWQSERDNLAQVQFPAELLEDTDARLALILEGQRQLFDSRRQAQAREQGALAASIDGSQAQLGGMRRARGDLQAQADSLREQLDSLRPLAGDGYIPRNRVLEYQRQLSQVQRDLAQNAGESARLEQVIVEARLNLQQRREEYQKEVRSQLAEAQVKAATLEQQLNSAHFELQHSEILAPADGIAVNLGVHTEGAVVRAGDTLLEIVPQGTALEVEGRLPVNLVDKVALQLPVDILFTAFNQNRTPRVSGEVALVSADQLIDERSGQPYYVLRSTVSEEALARLQGLAIRPGMPAELFVRTGERSLLNYLFKPLLDRAGTALTEQ, from the coding sequence ATGAGCCGACACGAACGCGATGCCCGTTTCCATGTGCGCCTGGGCTGGGCGCTGACGCTGCTCGGCTTTGGCGGCTTCATGGCCTGGGCCAGCCTGGCGCCGCTCGACCAGGGGGTGCCGGTGCAAGGCACCGTAGTGGTTTCGGGCAAGCGCAAGGCGGTGCAGTCGATGGCGGCGGGCGTGGTCAGCCGGATCCTGGTCAGCGAGGGCCAGACGGTGCATCAGGGCGAGCCGCTGTTCCGCCTTGACGGCACCCAGGCGCAGGCCGATGTCGATGCCTTGCAGGCCCAGTACCGCATGACCCGCGCCAGCCTGGCACGCTGGCAGAGCGAGCGCGACAACCTGGCCCAGGTGCAGTTTCCCGCCGAACTGCTGGAAGATACCGACGCCCGCCTGGCGTTGATCCTCGAAGGCCAGCGGCAACTGTTCGACAGCCGTCGCCAGGCCCAGGCCCGCGAGCAGGGCGCGCTGGCGGCGAGCATCGATGGCTCCCAGGCCCAGTTGGGCGGCATGCGCCGTGCCCGTGGCGACCTGCAGGCCCAGGCCGACTCGCTGCGCGAGCAGCTCGACAGCCTGCGCCCGTTGGCCGGCGATGGCTACATCCCGCGTAACCGCGTGCTCGAGTACCAGCGCCAGTTGTCGCAGGTGCAGCGCGACCTGGCGCAGAACGCCGGCGAAAGCGCGCGCCTGGAGCAGGTGATCGTCGAGGCGCGGCTCAACCTGCAACAGCGCCGCGAGGAGTACCAGAAGGAGGTGCGCAGCCAACTGGCCGAGGCCCAGGTCAAGGCCGCGACCCTGGAGCAGCAGCTCAACTCCGCGCACTTCGAACTGCAGCACAGCGAGATCCTGGCGCCGGCCGATGGCATCGCGGTCAACCTTGGCGTGCACACCGAAGGTGCGGTGGTGCGCGCCGGCGATACCTTGCTGGAGATCGTGCCCCAGGGCACCGCGCTGGAAGTGGAAGGGCGCCTGCCGGTGAACCTGGTGGACAAGGTCGCCCTGCAGCTGCCGGTGGACATCCTGTTCACCGCCTTCAACCAGAACCGCACGCCGCGGGTCAGCGGGGAGGTGGCGCTGGTTTCCGCCGACCAGTTGATCGACGAACGCAGCGGCCAGCCGTACTACGTGCTGCGCAGCACCGTCAGCGAAGAGGCACTGGCGCGCCTGCAGGGCCTGGCGATCCGCCCGGGCATGCCGGCCGAGCTGTTCGTGCGTACCGGTGAGCGCTCGCTGCTCAACTACCTGTTCAAACCCCTGCTCGATCGCGCAGGTACCGCCTTGACCGAACAATAA
- a CDS encoding type I secretion system permease/ATPase, with amino-acid sequence MKLPSKKPGAPLWAALGEYKSTLISVGCFTALINLLMLVPSIYMLQVYDRVLSSQNTTTLWMLTLMVVGFFVYIGALEAVRSFIVIRVGNQLEKSFNLKVYRAAFERNLRQRDGAAGQALGDLTQLRQFITGPALFAFFDAPWFPLYLAVIFVFNVWLGVMATVGALLLIALAVLNERMTHATLAAASGFQQQSTQLAGSQLQSAESIQAMGMLGALRQRWFSLHGRFLDLQNQASDTSAVITATSKGLRLCLQSLVLGLGALLVIEGQMTPGMMIAGSILMGRVLAPIDQLIAVWKQWSGAQLAYQRLDSLLREHPEPPAPMPLPAPTGQLSVEQISAGPPGRNQATLQQVHFALAAGELLGVLGASGSGKSTLAKVLVGVWPTLGGHVRLDGAELSQWDREALGPHIGYLPQTIELLRGSIAENIARFGELDSHKVVEAARLAGVHELILRLPQGYDTRLGEEGVDLSGGQKQRIALARALYGNPSLVVLDEPNSNLDSHGESALASALVQLKAQGRTVVLVTHRSAALAQADKLLVMNEGRMQGFGPARDILHAMGQAQAQRPLQAGGGA; translated from the coding sequence ATGAAACTACCGAGCAAAAAGCCCGGGGCGCCTTTGTGGGCGGCACTCGGCGAATATAAATCGACCTTGATCAGCGTGGGCTGTTTCACGGCCTTGATCAACTTGCTCATGCTGGTGCCGTCGATTTATATGCTTCAAGTGTACGACCGTGTACTGAGTTCGCAGAACACCACAACTTTGTGGATGCTGACCCTGATGGTGGTCGGCTTCTTCGTGTATATAGGCGCGCTGGAAGCGGTGCGCAGTTTCATTGTCATCCGGGTGGGCAACCAACTGGAAAAAAGTTTTAACCTCAAGGTCTATCGCGCGGCCTTCGAGCGCAACTTGCGCCAGCGTGATGGTGCCGCCGGACAGGCCCTGGGCGACCTGACCCAACTGCGCCAGTTCATCACCGGCCCGGCGTTGTTCGCCTTCTTCGACGCGCCCTGGTTTCCCCTGTACCTGGCGGTGATCTTCGTCTTCAACGTCTGGCTCGGGGTGATGGCCACGGTCGGCGCATTGCTGCTGATCGCCCTGGCCGTGCTCAACGAGCGCATGACCCACGCCACCCTGGCCGCGGCCAGTGGCTTCCAGCAGCAGTCGACGCAGCTTGCCGGCAGCCAGTTGCAGAGCGCCGAGAGCATCCAGGCCATGGGCATGCTCGGCGCGCTGCGCCAGCGCTGGTTCAGCCTGCACGGGCGATTCCTCGACCTGCAGAACCAGGCCAGTGACACCTCGGCGGTGATCACCGCCACCAGCAAGGGCCTGCGCCTGTGCCTGCAATCGCTGGTGCTGGGGCTGGGTGCGCTGCTGGTGATCGAGGGGCAGATGACCCCGGGCATGATGATCGCCGGGTCCATCCTCATGGGCCGGGTGCTGGCGCCGATCGACCAGCTGATCGCGGTGTGGAAGCAATGGAGCGGCGCCCAGCTGGCCTACCAGCGTCTGGACAGCCTGCTGCGCGAGCACCCGGAGCCACCGGCGCCGATGCCGTTGCCAGCGCCGACCGGGCAACTGAGCGTGGAGCAGATCAGCGCCGGCCCGCCCGGGCGTAACCAGGCCACCTTGCAGCAGGTGCACTTCGCCCTGGCGGCGGGGGAGTTGCTGGGGGTGCTGGGGGCCTCGGGTTCGGGCAAGTCGACCCTGGCCAAGGTCCTGGTTGGCGTGTGGCCGACCCTTGGCGGCCATGTCCGCCTGGATGGCGCCGAGCTCAGCCAGTGGGACCGCGAGGCCCTCGGCCCGCACATCGGCTACCTGCCACAGACTATCGAGCTGCTGCGCGGCAGCATCGCCGAGAACATCGCCCGCTTCGGCGAGCTGGACAGCCACAAGGTGGTCGAGGCCGCGCGCCTGGCCGGGGTCCACGAGCTGATCCTGCGCCTGCCCCAGGGCTACGACACGCGCCTGGGCGAGGAGGGCGTCGACCTGTCCGGTGGGCAGAAGCAGCGCATCGCCCTGGCCCGCGCCTTGTACGGCAACCCCAGCCTGGTGGTGCTCGACGAGCCCAACTCCAACCTCGACAGCCACGGCGAATCGGCCCTGGCCAGTGCGCTGGTGCAGCTCAAGGCGCAGGGCCGTACCGTGGTGCTGGTGACCCATCGCAGCGCGGCGCTGGCCCAGGCCGACAAGTTGCTGGTGATGAACGAAGGCCGCATGCAGGGCTTCGGGCCTGCCCGCGACATTCTCCACGCCATGGGCCAGGCCCAGGCGCAACGACCGCTGCAGGCCGGAGGTGGCGCATGA